From a single Solanum dulcamara chromosome 4, daSolDulc1.2, whole genome shotgun sequence genomic region:
- the LOC129886056 gene encoding uncharacterized protein LOC129886056: protein MGSEGPSPVIVHVTGFKKFHGVAENPTETIVSNLKDYMKKRGMPKGLVLGSCSILDTAGQGALVPLYQTLQAALSGGDSESSNSKRVIWVHFGVNSGATMFAIEKQAVNEATFRCPDEMGWKPQKVPIVPADGAISRKRETSLPVEEMTKVLAKMGYEVMTSDDAGRFVCNYVYYHSLRFAEQNGIRSLFVHVPLFLTIDEETQMQFAASLLELLASLY, encoded by the exons ATGGGGTCCGAAGGGCCATCACCTGTGATCGTACATGTGACTGGTTTCAAGAAATTTCATGGAGTTGCTGAAAATCCAACAGAAACCATTGTAAGTAATCTTAAAGATTATATGAAGAAAAGGGGTATGCCCAAAGGGCTGGTCCTTGGGAGTTGCAGCATCCTTGATACTGCAGGCCAGGGAGCTCTAGTTCCCTTGTACCAGACACTGCAAGCTGCTTTAAGCGGTGGTGACTCGGAGTCATCTAATTCCAAGAGAGTTATTTGG GTGCACTTTGGAGTTAATAGTGGTGCTACAATGTTTGCCATAGAGAAACAAGCTGTCAATGAAGCTACTTTCCGTTGTCCAGATGAGATGGGATGGAAGCCTCAG AAAGTCCCTATTGTTCCTGCAGATGGGGCAATTTCGCGAAAACGAGAG ACTTCTCTTCCCGTGGAGGAAATGACCAAGGTATTGGCAAAGATGGGATATGAAGTAATGACATCTGATGATGCAGGCCGGTTTGTATGCAATTATGTATACTACCATTCCTTGCGTTTTGCAGAGCAGAATGGCATCCGATCATTATTTGTACATGTGCCCCTCTTCCTAACCATAGATGAGGAGACACAAATGCAATTTGCTGCTTCTTTGCTGGAGCTGCTGGCCTCTTTATACTAG